Genomic window (Nicotiana sylvestris chromosome 7, ASM39365v2, whole genome shotgun sequence):
AAGGAATTAAAATATTAACCCTTTCCAATCTCTATAAGATGCCCTGCGGTAGTTATCTTTTGGGCTTCGgccctttaattttttttaatttatgtaCTTCAATTACGCTTGTACCCTTATAATGTAAGGTATTACAAGAAAAGCTTATATATTTTAACTTTCGACAGCCCAcgacagaggcggatccaggatttaaatcttatgggttcaacttttaaggttttcgacattgaacccattatatttttaaaattatgggttcatatctactatttttgtaattataataaatttttacatataaacttTTACTCTGCGTCaaaagttatgagttcaattAAACCCGTCGGTTCAACACTATATTCGCCTCTGTCTATtgaaaatagcctctctaccttcacaaagGTAAGGGTAAGGCGAtatacacactacccttcccaaaccccacttgtgggatttcaccGTGTATGTTggtgttgttgctgttgttgtctTCAGAAAACCATGTCTAtcggaaataacctctctaccttcacaaaaGGTAGGAGTAAGGTGACGCACgtactaccctctccagaccacACTTACGGGATTTCACTGAGTATGTTGATGTTGTTGACTTCAGAAAGCCATGAATTgaatatttttgttttaaaacaagtcCATTCAATCTAAACAAATATGTGGAATATGATACTAAAATCATTTCCCTATTTATAGAAGAATATATGCTTTAGTTTTTTATATGAACACACTTGCACATGCACACTACATTACAGTAGCTAACATGAATATTCAGAATTTTATTGGATGAGTAGGAAAGCAAAAGTTCAACTTATTGATTTTGGAAACATATTCAGAATTTTATTGGATGAGTAGGAGAACAAAAGTTCAACTTATTGATTGGAACTAATTCCATAAAGCTACATATATTGAATattcttttgaaaaaaaccaCTCAATATTTGTAGCTTTATGGAATTAGTTGCAATAAAAAAAATGCCCTGATCCTAGTTGAACCTTTGCTTTTCCTACTCATCTAATACCAACAACCCTATTTGTACAATAAAATATGCACAAAAAACAATTTCTGGTCCATAGATTCATGAACTTTCTTTTGTCCTGTAGGTCATAGATCTCCTTAACAGATCTagatcaaattaaagatctatccACAACTAACTCTGAAGAATTTTTGTACAAAGAAATTACATTAGTCTCTCGGACATAATCCTTAAACATTAATCGACTATAATGTATCGGAAACAGCCTCATTACCTgcataaggtaggggtaagggtgcgtacatactaccctcctaAGACCCCtatttgtgggattacactgggtttgttgttgtcgTAATCGGCTATAATGTCAGCAACGCTGGATAGGGGAAAAGAGGCAGTTCTCTGATACTATTAGCTGGTGAACAAGGAAAGAAGTAAGATTTTTCCCTAAGAATCTGCTCCTACTCATTCAGTTTGTAACATGTGACCTTGCTAATAGTGTTTTACCATCTCAGTAAAGGCAATAACAACAGCCAGAGGACAAAATCTGAGAGCATAATAAGCTGCGCTAGAAACCATATACATCCTGCTAAAATACAGTTGTATCTTGAATCTATGCTATAATATGAAGATCTCTCTGCCCAAATTTATGAAATGCAATGTCACAATGTTCATTTTTGACGAATTCTATGCACAAAGCCCCTGGATGATAACATCTTTATACAGTAGCCAGCAAAAGGCATCATTCTTCTGGCCTTGTTAGAAATGCTAATTACATCTGATGCTGCACTTAAACAGGATCTACAGAAGAAGTCCCATAAAATGGACAAAATTATGTCAATGACACAATGTAACATGGGAAAGGTCACGTAGGATTCAAAGAGTACTGGCGAAAGGAACTTATCTACCAGCTTTCTGTGTTGAGCAGGCTCTCAGGGGATTTGCCAAAACTGCAGTTTTCACCAGTCCGTGATTTCAAATCTCACaatctcatgaatttcaaatatCACAAGTATTTGTTGAACCCATGATTTCATAAGTATAATGAGTTCAGTGCTAAGAACCTTAAAAGCTAAACGCATCAAGTTTAAATTTTGGATTCCCCTTTGAACAACAGTACTATATTTCATTTGGTACTAAACGCAAAAATATCTAACTGATCAATGTTATCGAAATAACAGAAAAATTTTCAAGTGAATTATTGTTGTCTGGTGTAAATTACATCATCATGGAGCAATACGAAATTAAATGACCAGATTTCCCGATTTATCTGCCAATTAACTTAGCAGGTACACTATGCCAAATTTTACTGTCTCGTCCCATCTACTCAGTGAACAAAGAAGACTATCATTATACAGAAATGTGGAAAACGCCTCATTACCTTGATACTATAAGAACTGTGGAAAACGCCTCAGAAATGTGGAAAACTCAGTGAACAACATAGTTCATTGCTATAAGAAAATGTTAAAAACTTATTGTTGACATTTGTCCAAGAATGTGGCAAACAAAAAATATAAGCACAAAATTTACAAGCAGCTCGTAGAAATGTACAATTGCAGAAGAGCGTTACTCACCAATATGCTATCCTCTGATTGTTTTCTGAAAAATTTCAATCCACCAAAAAATTAATATAAAGACTCCGACAGGAAGGCTATGATATCATTACATCCTTCACTAGCTGCTCTAACAGAAGGGCCAACTGTGACATATCAGGGCGCTCAGCAGGATTTTCCCGTAATGCCTGCTCTGCAATTTCAGCAAGTTTAAGTAGAGGTTCGACATTTCTTGGAAGAGCAACATAACGATCTATGATGACAGCTGCTTTGCCTTGTCTGATCAGAGGCAGTGCCCAGTCAATAATACTTGGAGGTGTGCAATCCCGGTCATAGGCTTTTCTTCCACTAAGAATCTCTAGCAACACGATCCCAAAGTTATAGACATCAGTTGTCACATCTCCGTTAAGATCCTTCTCATTAGGTGTAAGCAATCCAAAATCTGCAATACGAGCTCCCCAATCAGCGTCCAAGAGAATGTTCGAACTCTTCACATCACGGTGCACAATAGGAGGAGAAACTTCCTTGTGAAGGTACTCGAGCCCCTTTGCAGCCTGCATCGCAATCTTCAGCCTAAGGTTCCAGCTCAGAGGAGAAAGACCGCCGTGGAGGTGGTCGTGAAGCGTTCCGTGAGGCATGAGTTCGTAAACAAGAATCTGCTCCCCCATTTCTGCACAATAACCTAACAAATTAACTATACTGCTGTGGCGAACACTGCAGAGGATCTCTAGCTCCATCTCAAATTCTCGGCTGTTGGTGTGTATAATCGTAGCAGCATTGGCTCTCTTTACTGCTACTTGCCTCCCATCGGCCAGAACAGCTTTATAAACAAAGCCATAACTTCCCCTTCCAAGTTCGTTGAACTCCTTGAACCCGTTAGTGGCATCTTTCAACTCTGAGAGTCGGAAAACCTGAGCTTCACCTGGACACGGTGACACTGACACAGGAGGATGAGGGTCGGTATTTGCATCAGTTTCCTTCTCAGGCTTGCGAATACATGAGGCAAATTGGTTCTTTCCACCTTGTTTAGTTCTGCTGCCTATCATGCGGATTAACAAACATAACCCAACTAAACATAACAAGAAACCCAAAGCAGAAGACCCGACTATGAGCAGTAGTTGACGCAATTGATGCTGATGCTGATGCTTCATCATTTCCGAGTTTTGGAGCCTGCAAACATCCGAACAAGAGCTATTCTGGCAAAGAGAGCAAGGAGTACATACCCTGTCTGCATTTTCAGTACAAGAACTAGAAGGGAAGAATCCTTCAGAACAATTCGCCCCACAAGGTGAACAAATCTTTAGATCTTTCCTAACACACAGATTTATCAAATCAGGCTCATTCAAAAGGCTTGcattaaaagaaaattttccttcccCACAAGAACTAGTAGGAGTACACAATCCCGGACTACACAGCTGCAACGGCGGATCATAATCTACTTGCGATGAAACATTTGTATACCAGCAATCAAGAACTAAATCGCTTTCCCTAATACCACAAGTGATAAAATCAGAGGAAGCAATAGCAAGAAAGCCTGATCCTTTTGGAATCAAAGATGAATTATAGTTTCCCCAGCATTGAATCCCATGATTATCTTTTCGAATCCCACAAAAGTGATGCACACCAGCTGCTAACGACACGAATGGCACCCCCACCGGAGGACTACCAAACGAGGCATTATTACCACCCCAACATTTGACCTCATTAGACTCTTCTAAAACCCCACAAACAGAATCAATCCCTGCAGTTAAAACATGAACATTCTCCGATATGCTCGAAATTCCAAGGCCACTTGAATTTGGACCCCAACAAAAGATCCCTCCATCCCTAACACCCCCACAACTAAACCCATCTCCAGAAACTATCTTTTTAAAAGCTGCTGAGTTAGTATACTGATTGTAGAACAAAGAACTCTCCCTTGATATAAAAGTATCATTATCATTCGATTTTCGAATAATATCCCAACAATCAACACTACCCCAATCACTTTCTGAATAATAAGGTCCCCTAATAGCACACACATGACTTCTACCAGCAGCAATATGTGAGTAAGCATTAGATTTAAACACAGTAGGAACAAGATCAGACCTCGATCCTAAAGAGTCCCAACAAAATGCCTGTGAAGTGTTTGCTAAAATGCCACAAAGAAAACCATCACCACCAGAGAGAGCAGCCATAGGTGGAACATCACTAGAGGAGTTGGGTACTGCAGCAGAGGAATTGGTTTTATTTCCCCAACAAATTACATCTTGTTTGCCACTAGCATCAATAGCACAAAAGAAACCATTTTTACCAAAAGCAGCTGAAATAGGTCCCATTGAACCAAACCCAGATGCAGATTTGAGGAACAATATGAAGGGAAGAAGATGGAAAAATGAAAGATTGAAAAGGGTGTTCATATTTGCAAGTGTTTGTTGAATGGGCAGAGAAGAGTAAAGTCATGGAGTAGTAGAAGGAGTAGAGTTTTTGGAGGTGATGAGCATTGATCAAGATTGGAGTTTTTTTGGAGAAGTTGGGAGTTGTACTTCAGCTGGAAATGCTGATGATGAAACAACGTGGGTGTCGCCATTTTTACAGTTTTGTTGTTGGACGGACCGTTAAGAAATGAAAGTACTGTTATTTTAGTTAGTAACTGGGGAGCTCACTGTTAAAATTCTTCAATACCCTTTCAGTACTTACTACATTTGCGGACAGTCTACTACAGTTTACAAACGTCAAATTAAttcattattataaaaatatagtAAGCATTTTTTCGGTTTATTATCCGGTGTCTGGTATAGGTCTTGACAAATTTAAATTCGTACCGCATAACGCCCTTTCGCTTTTTGGAGgtggaaggaaaaagaaaacgTAGGGGAAGGCAGGGCAGATCTATGTTTACCGTGTTGGGTGCTGAAGCACCCATTAACCCCGTCACATTCAAATAGTTATGAATTATACTATGTGATCGGTAACAACCTTACATTAAAGGAAGTGAGCACCCACGAACTTAAAGTCCTGAATCCGCTACTGGGAAGCGCTCCTTATCAAGATTTTTTCTATTTTAATGGCTTAACCTGAGGCCTCCGGTTAAGTGCGGAAGATCATATTCATCCTAACACAACGCTTAGTagtattaaaaaaaattgtgcaTTCAAATATGAAAGAAGTTATCCCTATCTCACAATTTGTTTGTCGCTTTTGGTTTTGGAGAATCAATTTCATCAAGTTTCATTTAGCAATAAAATCAACTTTATTAATtcattctttaaaaataaaaaataaagattcAGAAAGTACACAAAATGAGTGCTCCATATAAGTTCTAGTTAATCTCATATCAAAATGACAAAACAATATATGTTAAAATGTTGACAAAAATGTACTGGTTTGAGTCTCAGAGGGAGTACTTCGATTTTGatacatgaaaataaaagaaGTTGAAACGTTTTACAAATATATACAGAATTGTACTAGAAGTTTAATAAACAAATTTAACCACTTTTACTATGTTTGAATATAGAGACTGAGTTAGAGGCTAAAGCAAAAAGGAAATAAATGGTTGCTTTAGTATAGTACTgattgttatgataaaaatcaaaatatggtggatgtctactcttcctccatgatctttctctcaaatggttaatgacatattcaatgacatattttctatgttcaatgacatattccatgacatattttcttcacttttcatgcctatataaaggccttgtaatagataggaaaatacacacaattgaagaagaaaatctcttccttctctctatctctatttcttgttcatgttttactaaattgcttttatttcttgttcatgttttactaaattgcttttatttcataacacgttatcagcacgatgCTCTAactaattgtatatatatatatatatctacaaaaaaaattctacatccggaaagattacaattagaagccatacatatcatcacatggttaaatgtaaagagaaactacatatggtaagtaatgaaatgtaagaaggtatgattatcttatacttgtcattcctttaaaatctcatatgcacacaacttcgtactacacctgtattgcataagcacatattaatattacatcttttatatcacatgaatggaataaaattttcgaagttctatatgtgaaaatcatagtagcagttaattgttgatatgatgcatgtcatggtaaccaaggatattttatataaattgtcctatgcatatttatgtgttaactatcttcaatctgtcctgccgctttaaacattttcttttacttggatgaatattttttttccttttggatttttacacttgcatatagtacaaaaaaaaggaataaaaaataaaataaaattggtcatactgattaaaagcataaatcatcttgaagaaaacaagaaatacttcacatctttatctaggttgattaattagtACTTCTTTGATatttggaaaacaaaccagctatttgaaaatatacttcataatttatgatcgtatcatttgaaagcaaacaatgattagtatgattactagaagaggtatttttgagtatccatgacctacttgatgtttgctactgacttaccatttttaagtattttatatgaatgatgcacaagctacaactggtaagttgttacctataatgtcacttttcaggtaatataaatgctgaatttatgtattagtgcTATATATGTGTTaggtgtacttttgataaatttattcactaattgcttggttgaattgagtgaaggaaagtcatggcgttaaatcaaatccaataggtagggtataccccgaaaacaacaatgtttttgagagagactcaataaatattatgacaatgattttatgatccttttaaactctaatagaatttagaaaaaatattctgactacaaatgattgtatttcatatagatgttacaaataattaataaagctttacgctgatttgagatttgtacacttatttaagaaagcaaatttgatttgctaagttgcaaattagttgtatataatttttttggcatgtgattgaaattaaggcttgagaatgaatctcaatattgtttagcctattatgtcATTAATTGAGAAtaagacatcgggatcaagtcctgatgctccataatgataagagttgggtttgagtcccaatttattaaggcctaacatgcctttatattggtaagacattgggtttgagtcccaatgtaccatattgatgatgtaatgatgactaaagaaaaataatatatttttcatgaaaaaagcatgaaaattgtcccacttgatttgtttcattcttgaagtgaatgtgataacaatgcataataagtttcaatgaagacaattggttgaacaatgaacgttggcattccaaatatcaaaataataataatcatcactatgattataaaaggagaacaataagagttctcaaaatagtccttcaaaatgtgaaggcaatgcttaccatcaaattggtatgaaaataataaagcacgtcgctgattatgatccattccttgaagagaatgtgacttatgataagcattgagaatgcaaacccattcctaaagttgaatgtgccaatatgtgataaaagcaatgaataaagacatgcaattcatgattatatgaataccacacaactcacctctaagggaggtttgagtaaaataaagagaataaatattattgtgtggttacatgaatatgtcattggtcgcgtacatgtgatatgccaaatattattttgtccatgccttataaaagttattaaaggcaaaattaaagcaagaaatgattttgcttatgatgattttgaccatgataatttattatgatataattttctccgtgaaggagacatttaccatatgaatggtatgataaaagatcttgtagtacaaaagttgttaagaactccggaaaaactaatttgttactacccggatgaataaacttattcatgacattgatattgtaaagtctcaaaagaaactttttgagtttcaaatatataagtcaaagtgattggcatattgagactataaatgaaaggaagattga
Coding sequences:
- the LOC104220636 gene encoding serine/threonine-protein kinase-like protein CCR1; amino-acid sequence: MNTLFNLSFFHLLPFILFLKSASGFGSMGPISAAFGKNGFFCAIDASGKQDVICWGNKTNSSAAVPNSSSDVPPMAALSGGDGFLCGILANTSQAFCWDSLGSRSDLVPTVFKSNAYSHIAAGRSHVCAIRGPYYSESDWGSVDCWDIIRKSNDNDTFISRESSLFYNQYTNSAAFKKIVSGDGFSCGGVRDGGIFCWGPNSSGLGISSISENVHVLTAGIDSVCGVLEESNEVKCWGGNNASFGSPPVGVPFVSLAAGVHHFCGIRKDNHGIQCWGNYNSSLIPKGSGFLAIASSDFITCGIRESDLVLDCWYTNVSSQVDYDPPLQLCSPGLCTPTSSCGEGKFSFNASLLNEPDLINLCVRKDLKICSPCGANCSEGFFPSSSCTENADRVCTPCSLCQNSSCSDVCRLQNSEMMKHQHQHQLRQLLLIVGSSALGFLLCLVGLCLLIRMIGSRTKQGGKNQFASCIRKPEKETDANTDPHPPVSVSPCPGEAQVFRLSELKDATNGFKEFNELGRGSYGFVYKAVLADGRQVAVKRANAATIIHTNSREFEMELEILCSVRHSSIVNLLGYCAEMGEQILVYELMPHGTLHDHLHGGLSPLSWNLRLKIAMQAAKGLEYLHKEVSPPIVHRDVKSSNILLDADWGARIADFGLLTPNEKDLNGDVTTDVYNFGIVLLEILSGRKAYDRDCTPPSIIDWALPLIRQGKAAVIIDRYVALPRNVEPLLKLAEIAEQALRENPAERPDMSQLALLLEQLVKDVMIS